The genomic window ttaaaataatttgtttgaacagaaaataaaatttggagattaaagaataaaatatcgaaaaaacttgaattactatattaattctatttcaaaaatactattatacCGTATCGAACCGCGTACCATGAAGGGTGTACTGCAGTCCGTACAAAAGCGTGGATCTAGTGTACCGTCCCAatcctaatacatatatatatgtattttttttgtttacaatctggaaccaaaaaataaaataaagaaattacgTTTGTGGCCAGAatagtgcaataattaaatattccatatatgAATGGTgtgatttttgactttttgatgaaaatgaaagattaattttgaaataatctgtggcataatataaaattcaaataatcaaaattatatcccTCGTACTTATATACTGTATAAGAAACATTATTGATCAATGAATAGCTGggaattaaaataactgatgctatatttaaataaacgatAATAACTTTTACAATATGCTTATAAATACTGGTAACAACCTGTACACAACAggatttacatataatatatcacCTGCAATCAGTCATTTCAGTcaataacaactaaaaaaagttcaagatatttttcatagaaGCAggttttcatataaataaataatgattgttTTGGGTGTCCCATTTACAATagttatatgtacaatatacatatgtaagatTTTTATGAACGCAATGCCTCtagctatttttatattattaaacgctctaagtccaacaatattatgtacattgtacatacccATGTAGTAGATACTCGTATATAGAGAAAACTTAAGGATTTTCTTCTAATAAGACTTGAAAATGCACTTGCTACCTGCAAAATACGGGTATGTTTTTTTAAGGGAGAATATGTTTATAGGTACTTCCATTGGATTAAGACCAGGGGCAGTGAAaataatttgtctatttttcttGCCTTAGGGTATCAATTTAGTACCTATGTGTTTATATAACtacataaaaagaatatattctgtttaaaatataaacctaaaatattgaattatctttataattaatttgtcaaatcaGGACAAATGAAGCGTGTACCAATACTATTGACGGTAATTCatccataattattattgaccTCACTTGACCTTTATAGTCATTTcccacatttattttatattcaaaaaataaaatattacatgtttATGGCTAAACCAGGTAAGGGTTGTGTTggtctatcaaaaattatttcaattacaaCAATTCTTGATTCTTTGAAAGTTCATGAGTGATATGGTGGTTTAactgtttttcattaaattaatagtaaaacattaatattttgaacaattcTAAATTAGTGATGTTCGGTTTCCCGGTCCTATAGTGATATCGGGATATTGGCAGatttaaaatggtattttagTACATAAGTATTAGAATCGATACTTGTATCCCCATTGtgtcataaatatattggaCTGCTCATACGTAAACCccttctcccccctccccccccaaaaaaatcctctataaataaaacaattgtctctgataaaaatatgtatattgtagacTCTCCCATCCAACCTCAAAAGAACGTACTGCATATGAATTTCCCtgtaaaacattttgtttttatctttttagtcGAATAAATATCCTCACTAACACCAATTTTAGTATCGGAACTTGAAGAAAATATTGGTACACTActcgaaatatatattaaaggatttttaaaattgtatatttgacaaTTCTACTCAAATTACCCGTGAAAAATAAAtctggaggaaaattgcccattatttagtaaaaatgtcAGGATGGATTATATTTATCGTAATTTTGagttcaatttgaatataagcTCATAGTTTTctagaatgtttttatattctacGCATTTGTATTTGATTGATTGATACACTTAAATTACTCATGTTATCCAgctataagtttatttttactttattcgcTAAATTGCAATATTCTTACAAACatcaatgttttgaaaaaaatagtataattttatgCTAATagttgcaaatatattttttagttcattcaaaatatcgtttaaaaagtaagattaagaaaaagatgagattatattcaaattccaCTCATAAGTTGAtcgaaaggaataaaaaaacaaataccagcataattaaagttaattgaTTGTTCGTCAGTGAATATTATAGAAATTTGACGTTACAAATTGTATCCTTATAATATTAGATAGAAAGtagcttatttttcatttttattaatatgaaaagcccttcaaaataatgatttagtACAGAGTAATACTtgaagtattttattagtaGACAAGGcgattaattatatcatattaccAAATAAATAGATCTAAGAAAGGttaacatgtacatatattgatttttttctcctaaaaatagCTACAACTATTCATCCGCCAAAACCATACAATGTTTTCCCTTGTCGCTTAAGAGCGTATACAACGTCCATGGCTGTAACAGTCTTTCTCTTGGCATGTTCTGTATACGTTACAGCATctcgaataatattttctaagaaaGCTTTGAGAACTCCCCTTGTTTCCTCATAAATTAGACCCCATATACTCCACCTCGACGAGCCAATCGACGAATTGCAGGTTTGGTAATACCTTGGATATTATCACGCAGGACTTTGCGATGTCGTTTAGCACCTCCTTTCCCAAGACCCTTACCTCCTTTTCCACGaccgctcatgatgatgaagaTAATAACTGACTGGAGGTTTTTTTGCTTCTGATACCTTCTGTATTCGGGATCCAAGGGTTTATAAGTAGATCTATGCTACAATTAGTTGTTTTTGTAGGAAATGAGTTTTACAACTCTGCGCTTTGGATATACATAGGATTTTATTTGTTCGAAGTTTTAGTAGTATTTGTATATCCTTTActcaaaaatgaagatatttataaCACATTAAGTGGCTACTTAGTACTGATATTAAGGGTCGTATTTCTTCTCATGAAAATATAAGaaagatggaaaaaatattttttaagtctgtgttacattcaaattttttaaatattgatgtttATATTCATTGTTGATCCAAAAACTAAACAGTAGAAATTTCGGGAGGTTATTTTGCCTtgaattaatatacaatatttattatttttcatacttgTAGCTGCTTTCAAACTTTCTTAATtagtcaaaaacaaaagaaatttcaaaaaagtaatcttatttatgtattccttcatttaaaataaaaattgaataattttgatactttataatgttaaatttttgggtAATAGATCATATGCTTATAATTGAAGACAAGTTGCAATCATTGCCAATTAGACGTTTGAGTAAACCCAAAATGACGGAATTGTTCTACCAAGTATACATTAACTATAAATGGTGTTGTGTAAGGCCCTATTTAGAACTAAAGACTGTAGTACCTTCCTGTTAGGTCTCAGTCCGGTCTAGGtgagtcctgcatatcagtcctaaatattataaaattcagtCCTTTATcacttaaatcaaaatttttaaatcagttatattgctgacagtccgaaggactgacgGTCTTAAAGATCGGTCTCAGGAACTGATAGGAACGCTCCTAAGACTTTACTGGACCGaaaaaataaggactggcacaaGAATACCTATCATTACaagtagatacatatatataaggtCGTTTGTATCGTTTTCCCGGCAATAATTCAGTGTTTTAcagcaataaaaaattatctataaatttgctatttaattatttcatgattCGTATAAGCTCCTTTTTGTATGAGAGTACATATTGAAGACTCACTTGAAATTAAGTGTTTGAAGATTTACACTATAGggcaaattatattatataatatcccAGAATTTCTCAAGATCTTGATGACGTACagttacaaagtaaaaaaaaaaaaaaaaaaaaaattggtgcaGCTTAGAGTAAAAGTGGGAATTTTGATTCATGCAATAGACTTGAAAATTATGAGACTTTAgtatattaaagtatatcatGCATACCAATCAATGATCGAACCCAAATTGAAGCtactatacaaatattaaaaataataattatttttttatcaagaaataattATCAAAGGGAGTATATAAACATTGGAAAGTACAAAATGTCAAATTAACACGTAACTTGGACAATATAAGTAGAATATGCATAAGTaagtatatgttgtgtacaagttgtaacttgtataagtagattgtacaagttgcaattagCATTAGTCATTTTCGTTACTAACTATGAACTGAAGATATCATTTCATTGagatctaataaaataacatatttattatatgtatgcaagaaatatatctttggatatttgaattttacaatATGCTATAGAATATGTCACATTAATCagtcattttcatcaaaaaattcagAGGTTACACCATTAATAGAAGTACCATCTacgaaatattcaattattacacCGTCTTCATCATATTTACAGTCAATTtttcatgtaattttttgattgcaacttgtactaTATACTGATATCaaacataatttgtataaaattgcaatttttacaccaaatatataactgacaataaaatattgggagaaaaatgatattacGTCAAATAGATGTTTTGTTGAGTACgaatatataagatttttatttttgcacaatcttttattattttaaaggtgCATCcacaaaactaatttattcatatgtatGTCTTCTTGAAGCTAAATAACATATGTACTTAATTTAGAGTTTGTCAACTTTcctattaattttgaaattgttttattatatttaacaattcaaAAACAGGTTTTTCAAGCTTATGTATacagtacatataaaaatatgtataagtaaGTACACGTATTCCTTAGGAAAAAAACTGTCAAGCTAGGctcaattttattatgtatgtgtataaaaagtatattttataaattaagttaGCAAGAAAGcccttttgaatattttttttaagcatgaagtttactacatatatacatattactttatatacatagaatagCAAGTCCATAGAGTTGTAAATATATGACCTAAAAAAACAGTGACACTTTTATTAGTTGCAGcctgaaaggtttttttttattttccaaagatttaatcaattctttaattcttgaagaggggaaacaatattcaaaaaaaaaaaatcttattttatccatatatttacaatataggCGAGATAGCTTGATGATAACGTCACATTCTGATATACATGGGTAGGCAGTAGTATTCAGACATATTtctaattgtgtttttttttttaatatatagtgtGTTTATCTTGCTAAGCTCTAACTTCGTCTGAGAGTACTCTCTATAAATAACAGCTTTTGTTTTTATGCTTAATCTGTTCAGTTTCACCATGAAGCAGCAAGAGAAAAAACCTAAAGACATTGCAGAATTGTTTGAGGTCGACTGAGGTCGATGCTAAGTCAACCCTAAAAGTCGCAAAATATGTAAGAACCACCATCAGCAAGCAACTGAAGGCAGATAAGGGGCTTTCTTATTCATCATATGGTTCATACAAAGTCAAAAAGCGGACTGGCCACTTCCTGGCTGGGCTTAAGAGTTCCATCAAAGTAAATCCTGGCATATCAATGGGTACTCGAATGAGGTCTGTCAGTAGGATGATTGTGGGCATGGTCATCAAAGACGGCCTTGGCTTGAAGTCCTACATCGGAAGGCGTCACCTTCCCACAATGAAAATGAAGGACATGAGGCTGCTATGACGCAATAAATTCTTCCAAATCTCTAAATAAATCGATACATCATAAAACTATTCAGTAATGAGTCAAGAATTACTGCTGGCCTGCAAAATAACATAGGTAATGTTCCTCCTATATGGAAAACAAGTTGTCGTCCAAGACAATAGTGATTGACAGCCAGTTCCACGTCGTTATCTAAGCTGATGAGTGGCCTTCCAACAGACCTGACCTTAACACGTGTGGTTACTAGTTGTATTTAGAGCAgagaaaaaaggtaaaaaaacatCCCCATAGCTTCTTGAGATTCCTAAAGCTATTATTGAAGAGGAAGACGTCCTGATTCAACAAGAAAGATGTAATAAAGGCCTACTCAGCGTTTATGTCGCTTTTACAGTTGGTGATCATTGTCGAGGGTGCTCGTAAGAATGGTACAGTagctaatttttcaatttaaatttcttatgtactaaatttggtttaaaatgcaatttactattaattaaacttacttgaaaatattgtacGGATACTTCTCCCCACAACTGTATACCATGTCCTTTAGTCATAAAGTCATGAAAAGTAAGATACCCtctgtacaaaaattattcaaattatcaggattactAACTTAGTTTttggtttaatatatttttacaaatttggaggttatattttttacaactcttcTTATCAATTTagtccttttaaaatatatttataggcaAATTAACATTTACATAGAGATATACTTAATTTAGATGAAAAGTGTTGAGCGAGGTTACTTAGTGGACAACACGCTCAgaagaatttattatcataagcTCATTGTGCGATTCTTGGTTGCTCTTAGAGAaggaagtatatatatatacctcaAAGACAACTTCCTCGTTTAATTGAGTAATCGAAATTcattaatgtttacttatacttaatagtTGATctcaattaaaggaatattagaAAAAGTTGACAGGTACTATTTGATTATTCTTACAAATTTctaggatatttttaatatgtggtTCGTTGAGTCAAGGTGAgggagaaaataattaaatcatcattcaagaaaaaaatatattttaatttactatacTCATATTGGTAGTGTGTAGATTATGGAAATGTCatatcctaatatatatatatatacaataaagcattttttgatagatctcATTTGTGGAAATaacatgaaatgaaaaaaaaaaaatatatagtaaaaagaaaaagagttcaTTTATGAAAACCTATGATGGATTTGTGTATTTACAAAACGGATGATGCTTTtagaatattttctatttctaaattaataaaattgtaattaattatgttgctgataaaaaaaattatattctatcgaactgtttaaaaatatttgtaaacaaaattgttgactgtaaaatttgttaaaccctctttctctctttaaggataatttattatatttttactttaactaAGTATTTCTACAGCCTTCTTTTCTTACTTATTCacgttgaatatttttgattttctcctCAAAATTAACGTATCTAACTCCCCAAAACAGATTTCTTTgccaaataacattttttccaaTACTGTCTCGATTAATTTGTTAAAGTCATaagttatcattatatttttttatagcccaatattataatatgtaggaGAGATCGTAAATAgttgtaacactttttaattaaacatagaTGACTTGTCTTTAACACACTTCATACACATTTTTTTGCCATTGTTTGACTCTATTTATAAAACGTACAAGTCTGTCTAGTGTGCATAATCGtgttataactttttgaataaagagTAGGGAGTAGAGTtacaatttggaatttttttacggagattttataattttatgaagaaaatttgcgagtaactcttttgatatttttttttggatttaaatcaTGGGTTAAACAAAGTAAAGCATGATTCAGAACATGACCAGCTAGTTGGGGTGCTCCTGCAGGACTCTGTTTGCAGTTAGACACATATTTGAGGAATTTGGTTCAATTTGAAGGCTTGAAGTCTAGAGTTTACCTTAATTCCAATTTATGTAAGTTTTGGTGTGGCTCCCATCATCACAAGATTTGATTCCATTGTATTACAGCATTTGAAGTATTGTGGAAAAGGAAGCATGTCCAACCTCCCACAGGAGTTTGGATGACCTAAGGGCTTCCATCATTTCAGCATTGGAACAAATGGATGAAACCTACATCCGAAATACTTGCTGTGTCTTTAGTACCCTTTAGAGGATGTTGTGACCGCCAATTGGAGTCATATTGAATGACTtcttataatataagaaaattataaacttgTCCAAAGTAGTGAATGGTAGAGAATTTTAATAAAGGGACGACTATACGTCTTAAAACATGTAGGTTAAGTTTCACAATGGGTTAGAACACTTGAGTTATCAAATTCCGAGAAAACATGTTTTGCATACAAAATATGATGAACCTCAGTAATAGCTgcgttaaaaatattttcctttttttttagcttaaaaaGCTTTAAGAAATCATCTTTCTTcaagttataaaaacaaaatctcCTTTAAAATTTCGCAGTTGGTGTTAATAATTGAGTATTTCCATCATGAGAatttgtttggatttttttttcaaaatagggattTACTTATAACAAATGAGtcacttttgaaattatttagtgTTCTAAGCCTGATTTATGTCTCATGTGTTCgattgaaagttaaaaaaaagcttttagcCTGCCCAATATTTCTGGTGTTTctactaaattttttatctagAAGAAAAGTTGACCCAAAACTTGATTTTTCTCACAATAATCCAGATTATAGATATTCTAACTAcaactgtaataaaaatatagtaattgtAACTGTTGAAACTGTTAATGATCTCTCCTACATATGGTCCTTCCTTCATAAATATCCTTAATTATTCATACATGCGTAGGTATTACCTAACTTAACATATACAAATCTATAATtcactttcattattttatatgtagtttttaatttgttatggAACCTTATACccctaatttttataaaatatattatttatatatacttaatgtatgCAAACATATTTAAGGTCATAATTGTTGTCATGAAAAATGAATGTAGTTTAATTAGCCTACACTCCTctcccattttttatttataatcgtttttaaacattaacagtataaattaatgaaaaatatatgtttatatcaatgattatatataagttCACAAACGCATtagcaaataataatatgcgtgtattgttttttttttaaatattaaaagacagaatcatttttgtatcttttcatTTCTAGcttctatttttgaaaggatAGAGTACGAATTAAGTATAAGAATATTTGTGTCGATTTTTATGTAAAAGTCAAGACTGTTGTCCCATCCAGTTTAATCTCATCGTGTCTaattcagtcctgcatatcagtcctaaaacttataatattcGGCCCTTGATGACGGCAATCAACATTATTGTCAGTTCTATTACaccaacagtcttaaggacAGGTCAGAAGGACTAATAGAACCTCTTTTAAGactaaaccaaataaataaggactgacccaTCACTAGATATATGTACtcgatatatgtatatatctttataatacTACAATTAATCAATCTCACCTAATGAATTAAAgtcaatattgatattatatgtattatttatatttcattttatttagaaCGACCACCTGGAATGGAATTCATAGACActgatttcaagagaataaatttCCGGAACACGTTGTCCACTATGCTCTACTGCTCCAAATTTATGagtttacttcatatataatattttaagttatttttatgaaggaaaaaaataagaaactcatttagtacaaaaatacaaaattgaggGACATAGTAGCACAGTGGACAACATGCTCAGagtaaattattctcttaaaataaatgttcataaGATCAATTAACGGTCGCtctaagagaagaaaaaatatatattatatatagggacttcaaagaaaattcttCCTTCAAGTATGGTAAtctttatactataatatttacttatacttaatagatgcaactccatctgaccaattaaaggcacattaaaaaaaaatagaacctcAAAGTGAatagtgttttgttttttttactttatcaaGCAGTTGTTCTAcatatgcatttttatttttatgcagaGAATCAAAGTCCACGAATCTTCAAACTTAGTTAATGACTTTCTCAAGAAGTTGATTTGTATTGTACTTTAAAACTAGAACAAAGAAACCAATAGGGttcattttatatgtaatggaaattcttatattttgtaataagtaaactgatttttttaatagttttttctgTCACATTCATCACGATGTTACCTttctaagataaaaaatgtaatattcattttattctcagctgtcgatttttccaTTCCCCCCCACTCCTATCATAGTTCTGAAGTTGATAGTTGATAAATTAAGTCCAAATTTAGCTTCTATTAAACTATGAAAAATTCTATGtgattttggtctttttttctttttgaataaaagattgcaagataaaataaatgaaatgatgtGTTATACATTCATATTTGCTTATTTCTAAAGAAGTTAAttatcaaaactttttctttagtTACACTGCAAAAGTACAAATgagtaatttcaattataaagcaaaccacacaaataaatttatactatttgGAGCATAGGGAAGAAAAATAAGTGGAATATCATTCAAATAGTCTGCCTAATCAGTCATATTCATTGCAGTGATAtcactacataaatatatacatatatttaacaataatggtaaaaaatgacCTCTTTAGTAGTTATAGAgaatatagtttaaatattgtatatttaatttaagttaatttatagtaataaaaatgaaattttagtagaaaaccatattttaatttacataaaggttgaatttataaaatgtaagaataccaaaactatttataaattttgattttgatttatttttaatgtttttttttaatatttccttattgGTAATTTGATAGAATGTAAAAGAGGACATGTTCGGGTAAAATAAGTAAGTTTGATTACCTTAATTTTAGAATGATACTAgtaaactaaaaatatgaaaatactcAATGTAAGATCTtagtttaatataatgaaaacattgacggttgattaaagaaaaaaaaagacgcataaaactatttttttgtaatctttcATCTCAACAATAGTAATTAATTCCTTTGATTGAACaatgaaattaaacaaaaaaaacacattattttcaAACTACAAACATCAGTAAAAggcttcaaataataataacagtgaAATACCATAAAtgctttatttaattgtaattcaaTACAAATGTTCACCATAGATATTAAGATGGGGACGGTACGCTACACGCTCAACGGCTTGGTACAAACTACGGTACACCCTTTACGGTACGCGGTTTGGTACGTTATAAGactaaaaaggtttttttagaattaatgtagtttttcaatttttttcgacattttatctttagtattttattttctgtacaaataaattattcctaaatttaCTTAActtatctaaaaattaatagttgatatgaaatataaatggtCTGTAAATATACTACTATAaatcatgaatttatatatatatatatttatttttttgtttttggaaaaagatgaGTTGTCTCTACATTTTCGTATAATAAATAAGACCAATTAGTACTCTTAATATTGCCAGCTAtcgacaaaaatattgatacagATGTACCTGTAGTTGCGAGGTATCGTGTTCAAACTTTGAAACATTagggtatatttataaatcatttatccaCCATTCTGATCAGagtgataatttataaaatataccctTCAATCATATTCCGTTTAAAATCAAAGGAATTAATTGAAGAACAAAGtaatgtaagtatttttttaattatttaaaaaagttgtaaaattcatttaatcatATCTTCTTaggaagaagaagacaaaatttccaaaaaaagtcaaaaatcttaAGGCCGTTGGGTAACCTCTAATACTTctttaaaattgttcaaaatttgtcagtcatctttattttttgcatatgatagctcaaaattttccaaaaaaagttggaaGTGCAGTTTACATACtgttcagtcattttttttaaaattcctttcggttcataatttgttataaaagcTTTTTGAAAAGTAACTTATCATTTAATACtcaattaatgagaaaaaataatctttgagtatacattttgatatttttctttacaaagccAATACAAATTGATGTACAGTGTAGGGAAAGATCCCTTCGATTACTtgattatttatagtttttattttaacgcatcttttttatcattttttatttttagtttaaggAGGGTGTAAAAACCAGGCAGGGGTGAACACAACAAAATATACACTGGTAAGTTCCTGACAGACTTATCAGCAAAAATCGTAACCAAGCCATGCCACGCAAACAAATCCTTGCTAAGGAAGCTCCAAGTCCATTCTAATACGATCTCATCGTCTATAAGTGATCAAGAGATGGTCAGTTGTGTCAAACAGAAACTCATTGGTTCAACattgttacaaaaaaactttctgGGATTCTGCAAATGTGGCCTCCTTCATCATTTGTCCATTTGCCTGTCAATTATACTGTGTGGAGTGAAGTTGAGAGGAAAGCTTGTCCAACACCTCACAAAAATTGAGACTTGAGGGGGAGTGGGCCAATATGTCCAAAAACTCAGTGATTTTCTCCTGCAAGGAGTTCAAGTCATGTAGATGCAATGGTGGCGGCTGCAAACCATAACAACAAAAAGTTGTATCTACAGttcatatcttgcaaaaataattagtaatctTAATTCTGTAGTTTATGATAATCAGCATATCAAAGTAAAAAGACATACTGTACTTTTAAACACTTAAAACTGCCTAAGAAATGATGATAGTGCTTTATGAtgatttaatttcttcttttttaaaatttaacaaaaattacaattctGATCAATTTACTTTCTTCCAAGACTAATAACAGTTCAAAACTTATCAGAAActattaatattgtataattgttatatggtacaatgaacaaatatatacatatatatcagaGGCTCATCTAATT from Lepeophtheirus salmonis chromosome 1, UVic_Lsal_1.4, whole genome shotgun sequence includes these protein-coding regions:
- the LOC121117639 gene encoding LOW QUALITY PROTEIN: histone H4-like (The sequence of the model RefSeq protein was modified relative to this genomic sequence to represent the inferred CDS: inserted 1 base in 1 codon), with the protein product MSGRGKGGKGLGKGGAKRHRKVLRDNIQGITKPAIRRLARRGGVYXGLIYEETRGVLKAFLENIIRDAVTYTEHAKRKTVTAMDVVYALKRQGKTLYGFGG